One Mustelus asterias unplaced genomic scaffold, sMusAst1.hap1.1 HAP1_SCAFFOLD_1457, whole genome shotgun sequence DNA segment encodes these proteins:
- the LOC144488314 gene encoding LIM domain-binding protein 1-like, which translates to GVAPSVTDCRCRLFSVQECDNLWWDAFTTEFFEDDAVLTVACCLEDGPKRYTIGRTLIPRYFRSIFDGGATDLYFNLKHSKESFHGNLVILDCDLCSMVTLHNKPIFTKVCTEGRLYLEFTFDDLMRIKNWHFNIRQNRELLSRSILATHAQDSPVLEQLSNSITRSGLTNFTLNYLRLCVILEPMQELMSRHKTYNLSPRDCLKTCLFQKWQRMVAPPAEPVRPPTAKRRKRKQSGGATSAAGPGSNSSGGGGGGSSKKKNSTAAAAASFNLSTQDVMVVGEPALMGGELGDQDERLITRLENGQYDATNGLEEEEEDDDDYRNLPALGTGSPWSSKPPSSQDSKSDNPTSQ; encoded by the exons GGTGTTGCGCCCTCCGTGACTGATTGCCGCTGCCGTTTGTTTTCCGTGCAGGAATGTGACAACCTTTGGTGGGATGCCTTCACaacagagttttttgaggatgatgCAGTATTAACCGTGGCTTGCTGTCTGGAAGATGGACCAAAGAGATACA CAATTGGACGGACCCTAATCCCTCGGTATTTCCGAAGCATCTTTGACGGTGGAGCGACAGATCTTTATTTTAACCTGAAACACTCGAAGGAGTCGTTCCACGGCAACTTGGTGATACTGGACTGTGACCTGTGCAGCATGGTCACACTGCACAACAAACCCATCTTCACCAAG GTCTGCACAGAAGGTCGCCTCTACCTGGAGTTCACCTTCGATGATTTGATGCGCATCAAAAATTGGCATTTTAACATCAGGCAAAACCGTGAGCTTCTCTCGCGCAGTATCCTTGCAACGCAC GCCCAGGATTCCCCGGTGTTGGAGCAGTTATCCAACAGCATCACCCGCTCCGGCCTCACAAACTTCACCCTTAACTACCTCAGA CTCTGTGTCATCTTGGAGCCGATGCAGGAGCTGATGTCCAGGCACAAGACCTACAACCTAAGCCCCCGAGACTGCCTGAAGACCTGCCTGTTCCAGAAGTGGCAGCGGATGGTCGCTCCCCCTG ccGAGCCAGTGAGGCCCCCCACGGCCAAGCGGCGGAAGAGGAAGCAGTCCGGCGGAGCCACGTCCGCGGCGGGACCCGGCAGCAACAGCAGCGGCGGCGGTGGGGGCGGGAGCAGCAAGAAGAAGAACAGCACAGCAGCGGCTGCCGCCAGCTTCAACCTGTCCACTCAG GACGTTATGGTTGTGGGTGAGCCAGCACTAATGGGTGGGGAGCTCGGTGACCAGGATGAACGATTAATCACACGGTTAGAGAACGGCCAGTACGATGCCACCAATggcctggaggaggaggaggaggatgacgacGACTACCGTAACCTGCCCGCCTTGGGGACTGGCAGCCCTTGGAGCAGTAAACCACCATCGAGCCAGGACAGCAAGTCTGATAACCCCACCTCCCAGTGA